The proteins below come from a single Mya arenaria isolate MELC-2E11 chromosome 6, ASM2691426v1 genomic window:
- the LOC128238814 gene encoding proteasome subunit beta type-3-like yields MSIMSYNGAAVMAMKGKECVAIAADRRFGIQAQTISTEFDKIFEMGPRLFVGLPGLATDVQTVSQRLKFRLNLYELKENRHIKPKTFLSMVSNLLYSRRFGPYFVEPVIAGLDPKTSEPFIASLDLIGCPMVTEDFVVSGTCGEQMYGMCETLYKPNQEPDDLFETISQCLLNAVDRDAVSGWGGVVYIIEKDKVTKRLLKGRMD; encoded by the exons TCTATTATGTCATACAATGGTGCGGCTGTTATGGCCATGAAGGGTAAAGAATGTGTGGCCATAGCAGCAGATCGACGATTTGGAATTCAAGCTCAAACCATCAGCACAGAATTTGACAAAATCTTTGAAATGGGTCCACGATTATTTGTTGGTCTACCTGGACTTGCTACCGATGTGCAGACAGT ATCACAGAGATTGAAATTTCGTCTAAACCTTTATGAATTAAAGGAAAACAGACATATCAAACCAAAAACGTTCCTGAGCATGGTTTCAAATCTCCTGTACAGTAGAAG GTTTGGCCCCTACTTTGTTGAGCCGGTTATTGCGGGTCTGGACCCCAAGACGAGTGAACCATTCATTGCAAGTCTTGATCTGATTGGTTGTCCCATGGTTACAGAGGACTTTGTAGTGTCTGGCACCTGTGGGGAACAGATGTATGGAATGTGTGAAACATTGTACAAACCTAACCAG GAGCCTGATGATCTGTTTGAGACGATCTCACAGTGCCTGTTGAATGCCGTGGACAGAGATGCAGTGTCTGGATGGGGCGGTGTTGTCtacattat